A genomic segment from Hippoglossus stenolepis isolate QCI-W04-F060 chromosome 3, HSTE1.2, whole genome shotgun sequence encodes:
- the LOC118104652 gene encoding myc-associated zinc finger protein, translated as MLEAIFLELSHIHHEGCTIAGVPMNRWGAVERAYSVIRDNLYNRRDLLAAAPIQLPEVNNRTLLQWHNKRSKAMMTAMERAVVPGPSAQQTAAELRSPARALLQEPLRPDQPLTLSLPEDASGQAVTHSVALAPALYKFITTTAASSSTPTTPRASTSAAPPATSTSAAPPATSTSAAPCHLYLCCTPSRFHLCCPLPPPPLLPPATSTSAAPPATSTSAAPPAASTSAPAVPRSTAWQRKVREEEQRRAKEMGIPMKSRKPFEHYLCKRCGQPKTREYGHSRYRREHFCSRAEGCSVEDWLAEKRAQEAKQRERQQAEAAHASQTPSSQTQSQQEKEQREKKDND; from the exons ATGCTCGAGGCCATCTTTTTGGAGCTGAGCCACATACACCATGAGGGCTGTACCATCGCCGGGGTCCCGATGAACCGCTGGGGGGCTGTCGAGAGGGCCTATTCTGTCATCAGAGACAATCTGTACAACAGGCGGGACCTCTTGGCAGCTGCCCCCATCCAACTCCCAGAGGTCAACAACCGGACCCTTCTGCAGTG GCACAACAAGAGGAGCAAGGCGATGATGACGGCCATGGAGCGTGCAGTGGTGCCGGGGCCCAGTGCtcagcagacagcagcagagctgcgTTCTCCAGCCAgggctctgctgcaggagcctTTGCGGCCTGACCAgcctctcacactctctctccctgagGACGCCTCTGGTCAGGCTGTCACACACAGTGTAGCCCTGGCACCTGCGCTGTACAAATTCATCACCAccactgcagcctcctcctccacaccgACCACCCCTCGtgcctccacctctgctgccccccctgccacctccacctctgctgccccccctgccacctccacctctgctgccccctgccaCCTCTACCTCTGCTGCACCCCCAGCCGCTTCcacctctgctgccccctgccacctccacctctgctgccccctgccacctccacctctgctgccccccctgccacctccacctctgctgcacCCCCAGCCGCCTCCACCTCTGCCCCTGCCGTGCCCCGATCCACCGCCTGGCAGAGGAAGGTCCGTGAGGAAGAGCAGCGGCGGGCCAAGGAGATGGGCATTCCCATGAAGAGCAGAAAACCCTTCGAACATTACCTCTGTAAGCGCTGTGGCCAGCCAAAGACCAGAGAATATGGTCACAGTCGCTACAGAAGAGAGCACTTCTGCTCCCGTGCCGAGGGCTGCTCGGTGGAGGACTGGCTGGCAGAGAAACGGGCCCAAGAGGccaaacagagggagagacaacaG GCTGAAGCTGCCCATGCTTCTCAAACCCCGTCCAGCCAGACACAGAGCCAGCAG gagaaggagcagagggagaagaaggacaacGACTGA